The genomic window TGATGCCGAGCATCACGCAATTTTTTCTCGGTGTCGGGATCGGCGAGATGATTTTAGCCTGGCTAGGTTTCACCAAGGCGCCGGAGGCGAGCAGTTTTTTCTGCTCGTCGGGATTTTTCCCGGCAACATATTTTTCCGCTTTGCGGGCGACTTGGATCGCCTTGGCGCCGGCGTCGATGAACGCCTGCATGGTGGCCAAGAACGGCGCGTTGCCGCCTTTCAGATAACGCCGGTTGACCTCGGCGAGATCGATGATTTGCTCTTGGGGCCCCATCAGGCCGACGCGCTGTTGGTTTTTGCGACTGTAAGTGACGAGTCTCATAGTTCCTCCGATTTCAATTAGTCTCGATTGATTAAATACCGATGCCGAGCAGTCTACACGCATTGCCGCGGCAAATTAAATCGCGCTCGGCGTCGGCGATTTTAGTTTTCTCCAGCGACGCCACCGGTTCCGGATCGCCCATGTCATAGGGATAATCGCTGCCCAACAAAACATTTTCGGCGCCGAAGTTGGCGACCAGATATTCCAGCGCCATGGAGCTATGCGTAATCGTGTCGAAGTGGAGTAGCTTCAAGTATTCGCTCGGCGGTTTGGAAATCTTCGCCGTCGCCGAATCTTGAATCCGATAACCGCGCTCGAGGCGACCCCACGTATAAGGCAAAAAGCCGCCGGCGTGGGCGAGGAGAAATTTTAGTCGCGGGTAGCGCTCGAGCACGCCGCCGAAAATCAATTTGGCGAAGGCCAACGAAGTGTCGGCGGGATTGCCGATCAGATTGGCCAGGTTGAATTCCTTCATGCGCTCGGCGCCGACCACTTGGTTGGGGTGGACAAAGATCAGCGCGTCTAACGCCTGTGCAGCTTCCCAAAACGGATCGAAGCTCGGATCGTCGA from Deltaproteobacteria bacterium includes these protein-coding regions:
- a CDS encoding amidohydrolase, which translates into the protein MNIDVHAHYVPPDALKIASEIGKGQGLTLTKNERGREVLSRAGKPFLTQLKAEFSYLDLRLSIMDQQNVDMQLLSPASSYFFYWMAADESLEYAQWLNERLAEAAAKHPKRLVALGSVPMQEPVKAARELERAVSKLGLRGVEVASNINGRYFDDPSFDPFWEAAQALDALIFVHPNQVVGAERMKEFNLANLIGNPADTSLAFAKLIFGGVLERYPRLKFLLAHAGGFLPYTWGRLERGYRIQDSATAKISKPPSEYLKLLHFDTITHSSMALEYLVANFGAENVLLGSDYPYDMGDPEPVASLEKTKIADAERDLICRGNACRLLGIGI